A single window of Pectobacterium parmentieri DNA harbors:
- a CDS encoding LysE family translocator produces MLTLSTIIYFSMIASLQTLSPGPAVTLLINEGISNGFKKTLPFMIGFRLGEVMLITASLVITYVGAKAFSEYVYLIKLFGGAYLLFLGCRIILNKRRVSSVNKKDDDRFFVNLIKAMVTTLSNPKAIIFFSTFIPSFLYSLSDYEFNFIILGAVFICVSMTTDLLYAAVSSIGKNIVNASFIKILSVISGSSLILTGSYSIFSGLS; encoded by the coding sequence ATGTTAACGCTATCGACAATTATTTATTTCAGTATGATTGCATCTCTGCAAACACTTTCTCCAGGTCCGGCGGTAACGCTTTTAATTAACGAAGGGATTAGTAACGGGTTTAAAAAAACACTTCCTTTTATGATTGGTTTTCGTTTAGGTGAGGTGATGTTGATTACCGCATCTTTAGTCATTACCTATGTTGGGGCTAAAGCATTTAGCGAATATGTTTATCTTATAAAATTATTTGGTGGCGCTTATCTTTTATTTTTAGGTTGTAGAATTATTTTAAATAAAAGAAGAGTGAGTAGTGTCAATAAAAAGGATGATGATAGATTTTTTGTTAATTTAATAAAGGCAATGGTGACGACATTATCTAATCCTAAAGCTATTATTTTTTTCTCCACATTTATCCCGTCATTTTTATACTCTTTATCTGACTATGAGTTTAATTTTATTATATTAGGTGCTGTCTTTATTTGTGTGAGTATGACGACAGATCTTCTATATGCAGCGGTTTCTTCTATTGGGAAAAATATTGTTAATGCTTCATTTATTAAAATTCTCTCTGTCATTAGTGGGAGTTCGTTAATTCTTACTGGCAGCTATTCTATTTTCTCTGGTTTGTCTTAA
- a CDS encoding SymE family type I addiction module toxin, protein MLPPNGGKKPPSQQLSGKWLEDLGFNTGQPVIVTVERGKLVIETELRF, encoded by the coding sequence GTGCTTCCTCCCAATGGCGGAAAAAAACCGCCCAGCCAGCAGCTCAGCGGCAAGTGGCTGGAAGACCTCGGTTTTAACACCGGACAGCCGGTGATTGTCACCGTTGAACGCGGTAAACTGGTGATTGAGACGGAACTGCGCTTCTGA
- a CDS encoding RNA 2'-phosphotransferase, translating into MSKKNTDISKFLSYILRHQPEAIGLSLDKEGWAVISDLVLCAAEEGYTLDNNLIQSIVNNSDKKRFTISDDGLRIRAAQGHSSQQVDIKYEEKTPPEFLYHGTATRFLISIRAQGLHAKDRQYVHLSADEETAIQVGSRHGKPIVLKIKALTMYEQGFKFYQADNGVWLTDIVPYRFIQE; encoded by the coding sequence ATGAGCAAAAAAAACACAGATATCAGTAAATTTTTAAGTTACATATTACGTCATCAACCTGAAGCTATTGGTTTATCTTTGGACAAGGAAGGATGGGCCGTTATAAGCGATCTTGTTCTTTGTGCCGCGGAAGAAGGCTATACACTCGACAATAATCTTATTCAGAGTATCGTTAATAATAGTGATAAAAAACGCTTTACGATTTCAGATGATGGATTACGTATCCGGGCAGCTCAGGGACATTCATCACAACAGGTTGATATAAAGTATGAAGAAAAAACTCCCCCCGAGTTTTTATATCATGGAACTGCAACACGATTTCTAATATCAATTCGTGCTCAGGGATTACATGCAAAAGATAGACAATATGTTCATCTATCTGCCGATGAAGAGACAGCAATTCAAGTTGGAAGTCGGCATGGAAAACCGATTGTACTAAAAATAAAAGCCCTGACTATGTATGAACAGGGTTTTAAATTCTACCAAGCTGATAACGGGGTCTGGTTAACAGACATCGTTCCTTATCGGTTTATTCAAGAATAA
- a CDS encoding SMI1/KNR4 family protein — translation MSAYLYTEDELPEKFKYPSSYIEIMSMDVIPDIEPWSFICEFKESSAFWMREVKGKYPTRRLVPFAKVNYSDDIACFDGADTSGEPKVYYVHAFASAGWEDRGYTDNFAEWLKMARFESARYKAEQAEDDV, via the coding sequence ATGAGCGCGTATTTATATACAGAGGATGAACTTCCTGAAAAGTTTAAGTATCCATCCTCTTATATCGAAATAATGTCTATGGATGTCATTCCTGATATCGAGCCGTGGTCATTTATTTGTGAATTTAAGGAATCTTCTGCTTTCTGGATGAGGGAAGTAAAGGGAAAGTACCCAACCCGGAGGTTAGTGCCTTTTGCCAAAGTAAATTACTCTGATGATATAGCTTGTTTTGATGGAGCAGATACATCAGGAGAACCAAAAGTATATTATGTTCATGCCTTTGCTTCTGCTGGTTGGGAAGACAGAGGTTATACAGATAACTTTGCAGAATGGTTAAAAATGGCTCGCTTTGAGTCAGCCCGCTATAAAGCAGAGCAGGCTGAAGATGATGTGTAA
- a CDS encoding VENN motif pre-toxin domain-containing protein, with protein MARDALATGNKPNLNPTEAEIRQYVYQTTYDKAYTQALNSSGLGTGGAIRQGIMAVSAAVQGLAGGNVAQAITGAAGGATGELAARVIADRLYPGKAISEMTESEKQTVTTLSLLAGGLAAGTVGDSTTNAVAGAQASQNAVENNALSVQENKSRSQEMAQCQGSTACENPIIDKYKKINAEQHESVVGCTGAKDCVDKENEVSKLQADYANRTNQLLEQARVNGGLSSEEQDELSILQVTTIQLESDRIAAIHNALSSGDSPGAKQLAINSLAQVAGTSAAGIAAGIGKKGINEPVTVKPTGNTSSFDANEIRFSQNTVSHNKTDRGTGVKYTYDDLVSSMKKDGWKGDPVDVIRMPDGKMTSMDNTRISAAREAGVRSYNEKLTYSEIERFSDRKRGFVPQTWGEAITGRINKQSGGFGTQNPYGSNEYPRITGRGK; from the coding sequence ATGGCGAGAGACGCGCTTGCGACAGGTAATAAGCCGAACTTGAATCCGACAGAGGCCGAGATTCGGCAATATGTTTATCAGACGACGTATGACAAAGCCTATACTCAGGCCTTGAACAGTTCGGGTCTTGGCACGGGTGGTGCGATCCGTCAGGGTATAATGGCGGTCTCGGCGGCGGTGCAGGGACTGGCGGGGGGTAATGTTGCACAGGCGATAACGGGTGCAGCGGGTGGGGCGACGGGTGAGCTGGCGGCGCGAGTCATTGCCGACAGGCTCTACCCGGGTAAAGCCATCTCGGAGATGACGGAAAGCGAAAAACAGACGGTCACCACGCTTTCGCTTCTGGCAGGTGGTCTGGCGGCCGGCACGGTGGGCGACTCGACGACAAATGCGGTAGCGGGCGCGCAGGCGAGTCAGAATGCGGTGGAGAATAACGCGCTGAGTGTGCAGGAAAACAAATCCCGTAGTCAGGAAATGGCTCAGTGTCAGGGCAGTACTGCCTGCGAAAATCCCATTATTGATAAATACAAGAAAATTAACGCCGAACAACATGAAAGTGTTGTGGGATGTACAGGTGCCAAGGACTGTGTTGATAAGGAGAATGAAGTTAGCAAGTTACAAGCTGATTATGCTAATCGCACCAATCAGTTGTTGGAGCAAGCGCGTGTTAATGGTGGTTTAAGCTCGGAAGAGCAGGATGAATTATCTATTCTTCAGGTGACGACTATCCAGCTTGAGTCGGACAGAATTGCGGCGATACATAATGCACTGTCGTCCGGTGATTCTCCTGGGGCGAAGCAACTTGCGATAAACTCGTTGGCACAGGTTGCAGGAACTAGTGCGGCGGGGATTGCGGCGGGGATTGGGAAAAAAGGAATCAATGAGCCAGTCACGGTTAAACCGACAGGAAATACTTCCTCATTTGATGCTAATGAAATCCGTTTTTCACAAAATACCGTTTCCCACAATAAAACAGATCGAGGTACAGGTGTGAAATACACTTATGATGATCTTGTTTCCAGCATGAAAAAGGATGGCTGGAAGGGTGATCCAGTTGATGTTATAAGGATGCCTGATGGCAAAATGACCAGTATGGATAATACAAGGATCAGTGCCGCCAGAGAAGCTGGCGTCAGAAGCTATAATGAAAAATTAACGTATTCTGAAATCGAACGGTTTTCAGACAGAAAACGTGGATTTGTGCCTCAAACGTGGGGAGAGGCAATCACGGGGAGAATAAATAAACAATCTGGAGGCTTTGGTACTCAAAACCCTTATGGTTCAAATGAATATCCCAGAATTACAGGAAGAGGAAAATAG
- a CDS encoding SymE family type I addiction module toxin, translated as MEDLGFNTGQPVIVTVEHGKLVIETELRF; from the coding sequence CTGGAAGACCTCGGCTTCAACACCGGACAGCCGGTGATTGTCACCGTTGAGCACGGTAAACTGGTCATTGAGACTGAGCTAAGGTTCTGA